The Terriglobus roseus sequence GAGATCGTCATGGCACTGCCTATGGCAATGTACTTCCATCGCGTCACGCCCTTCGCCGCGCCGGCCAACCTGCTGGCCCTGCCGCTGGTCGGCGTGTTGATGGCCTGCGCCGTTACGACGTTCCTCGCATCGCTGATCCATCCGGTGCTGGCAGTCCCGCCTGCCGCACTAACGGCGCTGTCGCTTCATGCCGTCACGTTCCTCATCCATCGGTTGAGCAGCTTCCATGCAGCCGATCTGCGCACACCCTCGCCGGAGTTGCGGTTTGCATGGATAGCATTCTTCGTTTGGTGTGCCGCGATCTATCTCCTGCATCTTGCAGCGCGCAGCGCTGGACTGACCGCTCTCGCTCTCGTCCCGATAGGCCTGTTGCTCGTTCTCTATCCGCACGCGCCACGATTGCATCCGGGCAGCCTGGAGTTCACCGCGATCGACGTCGGCCAGGGTGATTCGCTGCTGCTCGTCTCACCCGATGCAAAGACCATGCTGATCGATGCGGGTGGCCCCACGGGAACCGCCGCGCCATCGGATGAGAACACCTTCGATGTCGGAGAAGAAGTCGTCTCGCCCTATCTCTGGTCACGCGGCCTTCGCAGACTGGACGCGCTCGTGCTGACCCATGCCCATAGTGACCACATCGGAGGCACACTCGCCGTTCTGCGCAATTTCCAGCCGCATGAATTATGGCTCAGTGTTGATGCCGATTCAACACAGCTTCGTGCGCTTTTAAGCGCGGCGGCAGCACGGAAAATCACGGTGCGCCATCTTCATGCAGGTGATCGAAATGGGTGGGGTGGCACTGACATTCGCGTGCTCAGTCCTGCAGCGAACGGGCCGTCTGGAAAGCCATCGACCAACGACGACTCCCTCGTGCTGCGCATCGACTATGGAAAGTCTTCTGTCCTCTCCGAAGGCGACGCGGAGCGCACCTCCGAGTCCGCAATGGTCGCCGCGCACCTCTTGCCAGTCACTCTCCTAAAGGTTGGCCATCACGGCAGTACCACCTCGACCTCCGCGGAATTTCTCGGCGCCCTTCACCCCGTCGCAGCAGTGATCTCCTGTGGTCTTGGAAACCGCTTTGGCCATCCGCGCGCACCGATACTGGAACGCTTACAGGCAGCGCATGTCCACACATCACGAACCGATGACATGGGTGCCGTCCAGTACCTGCTGAGCGCCGATGGAAGCATCGAGACCCGCATTCTTGCGTCTTATCGTTAGCGCCTTCTAGCAGCAAAGGAGCGGACTTATGACTGAACCTCAGCGCTCATCCTCAGCAGACCTGCCGATACCGGAGCGGACCGAAACCGAACGCATCGCGGAAGAGCGCAAGTTGCTGCGACGCCTGCAGATGATGATGAACATGATCATGCAGGTCATCGCACAGGACGCTTCGCTGACGATCGAGGAAGCTTCTCAAATGATTGCGGACAGTCGCGAAGCTGCACTGAGCATGTTCCCCGGTAAAGAGCTCGCGTACGACCTTATCTGGAAGCCGCGCTTCCAGCGATTAATGCTGGAACGCTTTCGCCTCCAATAGCTCTCTTCAGCCGACCCCGTGGCTGCGGAGTGCATACGAGATCGCCTCAAGCGTGCGCTCGGGCGGCACGTCGGTTGGCACCGGCACACCCATCTTCACGCACAGTGCGTCGAGCAGTCTCGACCCAAGCATCGCACGCCGTTCCATCGGCAATGCCGGCGCGCGTGCCAGAAAGCTGTCGGTGACATGCAGGTCATCGGCGGATAGAAGAGTCAGGCGGTCCGCGGCAATGCCGATCGCCACAGGTGCCGGAGCCGCAGGCGTTCCGTACAAGTTCGAAGGGAATGTCCGACTGACCGGCAGACCGATGTATCCGCCGAACTCATCCGTGCGTTCATGCACCACGATGGTGTCGGCGACCAGGTCGCCCAACCGCTTGTTCTGCCGCGTGCAAAGGATCGAAATGACGCCAACGAGATACATACCCGGCACCGCATCCACCACGCGCAGCAGGTTTCGCGCCAGCGCCTCGAAGAACGTAATCTGCCGTCCGCTGTCCTTGATCACCCGGATCTTCAGTGCGCGTTTGCCCGGCGTCTGACCGTTGCGAAATGCTTCAAACAGCGAAAAGTATCCCCAGTACAGGACGAAATAAAACAGGATGACCCCTGCAGTGAACCACTTCGCCGCAGTGGACGACATATGGTCGAGCGCGCCCGCCTTCATACCCGCACTAAAGGCGAGGACCAGGATCAGCACCAGCACGAGGTTCGCCGCAAACTGTATTAGCAAGTCCAGAGCACCCGCGAGGAAGCGACTGCCAAGCCCAGCCAGCGGAAAGCGCAGCTCAACCTGCTCCGGCGTCTCAATGCCGTGCTCTTCCACAACTTCGGAAGGCACGGTAAATTCGCTTCCCCAACCTTGGCTGTTCACGTGACGAAAGGTCTCCGGTAGCATCCAGTGTATGGTCTCCAACGGCTGGATCGCGGTGCGACGTGCAGACTGGGAGCGGCTCGATGCACTCACCCGCGAGGTGGAAACGCGCGGCCTGAAGGCCATGACCGCACAGGATCTTCGTGACTTCGGCCTGCTCTATCGCCGAGCTGCCGCTGACCTGACCGCCGTCCGTGCGGACCGAACAGCACAGCCCCTGGCCGAGCATTTAAATCGGCTCGTGTCCCGAGCACACAACCATGTCTACAGCGGCCAGCGCACCAGCATCTTGAGTGTGTGGCGGTTTCTTTCGGTGGACTACCCACGCCTCTTCCGGCGACTATGGCCTTACGTCGCCGCCTCGCTCGCACTCTGCCTCCTCGGGGCTCTACTGGGAACGCTGGAGTCCATCGCACGGCCGCAGTTTATGCGTGCAACACTGGGCCCAGAGATGGTTGCCACCATCGAGCGGCATGAGATGTGGACGAAGAGTGTTGTCAGCGCGAAGCCGCAAGAGTCCAGCTTTATCATGACGAACAACATCACCGTCACATTCATGGTCTTCGCGGGCGGCATCGCCGCAGGTTTGCCGACGATCTTCATGCTCTTCTGGAACGGCATGAGCGTTGGCATCATCGCCACCGCATGCAGGCAGCATGGCATGGCACTCGACCTTTGGAGCTTCGTCGCGGCTCACGGTGCACTCGAACTGCCAAGCATCTTCATCGCCGGCGGCGCTGGTCTTCGCATCGCAAGCGGTCTGCTCTTTCCGGGGTCACTGTCGCGCCGCAATGCCCTTGCGCAGGCTGGTGGCGAGGCCGTCCGACTGCTCGCCGGAACCATTCCCATGCTCTTCGTCGCGGGCATTCTCGAAGCATTCCTATCGCCGACATCCGCACCACGCGCCGTAAAGTTTTCCGTCTGCGCCCTGCTGCTGATATGCCTCGCCTACTGGCTAAGCGAGGGTGGCCGCGCTCGCGGGGAGAACTCTCAAGAGCTGCCAGAAGGAGCCGTTGCAGGAGCTGCCTAGAGCCGCCCCTGAGCCTTGATCTCGAGGTATTTGGAGATCGTGGCTGCCGCCACGCCAGCAGCGCTTGTCTCAACGACCAACACGCCACTCGCACGGAGCTGTGCAACCGTGATGCGCCGTCGCTCCAGCATCTCCTGCGCCGCCGCCGAAGCATACATGCCACGCGCATCAGCCGGTGCATTGCCTGCCAGCGCTTCCAGTTCCCGATGCTGAAGGAGTATCAGAACGACGAGATGGCGCTTCACCAGGCCAATGACGGCTGCAACAATCTCGGGCCTGCCTGCGGACTCGGTCATCTCCGTCACCCACAGCACCAGCCCACGCCGCCGCTGTAATTGCCGCAGCCGTGAGGACGCCAGCATGTGGTCCGCCTCCGCGCGCTCACTGCGCACCTGCGACAACGCATCGATCATCCGTCGCAGGTGCAGCGCACCCGAGCCCGGCAGCAACTGTTGTTGAATACCACGGCCATACGCCAGCAACCCGTACCGGTCGCCCGACTGGGCCACCACGCGTGCCAGTTGCCCTGCCGCCGAGGTCGCCTGATCCAGTTGGGTCACGACACTCGTCGAAACATCAAGTGCAGCGCCCTCGCAGGGAAGCTCAAACGCCGTACGCGATAATCTGCCGGCATCAATCACCATCCACACCTGCTGTGACCGCTCCGTGGTGAACTGTTGCGTGATCAGACGGTTGTGTCGCGCGGTCGCTGTCCACGAGATGTTTCGCATCTCATCGCCCGTCTGGTAGTCGCGCATTGTTTCAAATTCACGACCCAGACCAATGCGCCTCAGCCGCCGCTTCTCAAGTTCGATCTGCCGGGCACGCATCAGGAACAGGTCTGACTGCTCGCTTGTACCCTCACCCGACGCATACACGCGCACCGTCTGACGCAGGTCCGCGATAGCCCATCGCTCCGCAAGTCCAAGCACGCTTCGATAGCGA is a genomic window containing:
- a CDS encoding RDD family protein, with the translated sequence MPSEVVEEHGIETPEQVELRFPLAGLGSRFLAGALDLLIQFAANLVLVLILVLAFSAGMKAGALDHMSSTAAKWFTAGVILFYFVLYWGYFSLFEAFRNGQTPGKRALKIRVIKDSGRQITFFEALARNLLRVVDAVPGMYLVGVISILCTRQNKRLGDLVADTIVVHERTDEFGGYIGLPVSRTFPSNLYGTPAAPAPVAIGIAADRLTLLSADDLHVTDSFLARAPALPMERRAMLGSRLLDALCVKMGVPVPTDVPPERTLEAISYALRSHGVG
- a CDS encoding stage II sporulation protein M, whose product is MVSNGWIAVRRADWERLDALTREVETRGLKAMTAQDLRDFGLLYRRAAADLTAVRADRTAQPLAEHLNRLVSRAHNHVYSGQRTSILSVWRFLSVDYPRLFRRLWPYVAASLALCLLGALLGTLESIARPQFMRATLGPEMVATIERHEMWTKSVVSAKPQESSFIMTNNITVTFMVFAGGIAAGLPTIFMLFWNGMSVGIIATACRQHGMALDLWSFVAAHGALELPSIFIAGGAGLRIASGLLFPGSLSRRNALAQAGGEAVRLLAGTIPMLFVAGILEAFLSPTSAPRAVKFSVCALLLICLAYWLSEGGRARGENSQELPEGAVAGAA
- a CDS encoding DUF58 domain-containing protein encodes the protein MQTLIPTPVTHRARAKGRRLGRALGFGLTPRALLLLGAAILLAVPAFLHGSTPWLMFGVDALLFAAMSADAVLLPAPERFVFTRTFVHAPELGHPVDIEITAVKSAAGLHSLLVTDDLHASMLHLKGPARGIAYPNEPTVIRYAVTPSARGDVALGQLYVRYRSVLGLAERWAIADLRQTVRVYASGEGTSEQSDLFLMRARQIELEKRRLRRIGLGREFETMRDYQTGDEMRNISWTATARHNRLITQQFTTERSQQVWMVIDAGRLSRTAFELPCEGAALDVSTSVVTQLDQATSAAGQLARVVAQSGDRYGLLAYGRGIQQQLLPGSGALHLRRMIDALSQVRSERAEADHMLASSRLRQLQRRRGLVLWVTEMTESAGRPEIVAAVIGLVKRHLVVLILLQHRELEALAGNAPADARGMYASAAAQEMLERRRITVAQLRASGVLVVETSAAGVAAATISKYLEIKAQGRL